In the Caenorhabditis elegans chromosome X genome, one interval contains:
- the aqp-7 gene encoding Aquaporin-9 (Confirmed by transcript evidence) translates to MSPPGVAINIRMAAELERTEQVRAKIQIKNPLLRNALSEFFGTFLLLFIGIGIVMQFILSNEKLNTWININLGWGLAIAFTVYTCSKTSGGHFNPAVSIAFLTLGKLPFKDFLVYCVVQTIGAALGSAAAFGLYYDQFVKFAGAYRTILGPKATAGCFCSYPALHVSNTTAFFDQFAGTALLVLFVCVVIDKRNGIPGAAHPLLFGLVVMMIGTAYGMNLGYPINPARDLGPRLFSFFIYGSGVFSYHSYYFWIPVIAPLFGAIFGAWSYTFFVGAHIPDQRETTYVLVDEANQPLKLATDA, encoded by the exons ATGGCAGCCGAACTTGAAAGGACCGAGCAAGTTCGCGCGAAGATTCAAATCAAGAATCCACTATTGCGAAATGCGCTCTCCGAGTTCTTTGGAACTTTCCTCCTCCTTTTCATTGGAATTGGAATTGTAATGCAGTTCATTCTTTCCAACGAGAAGCTGAACACTTGGATCAAC ATCAATTTGGGATGGGGATTGGCTATTGCGTTCACCGTCTATACCTGCTCTAAGACCTCTGGAGGACACTTCAACCCAGCTGTCTCAATTGCTTTCTTGACTCTTGGAAAACTTCCATTCAAAGATTTCCTCGTCTACTGTGTCGTCCAAACCATAGGTGCCGCTCTTGGATCTGCTGCCGCTTTTGGACTTTACTATG ATCAATTTGTCAAGTTTGCCGGAGCTTACCGCACCATCCTCGGGCCAAAGGCTACAGCCGGATGCTTCTGCTCTTATCCAGCTCTTCATGTTTCCAACACCACCGCCTTCTTCGATCAA tttgctGGAACTGCTCTTCTTGTGCTCTTCGTTTGCGTCGTCATTGATAAGAGAAACGGAATCCCAGGAGCCGCTCACCCACTTCTCTTTGGACTTGTCGTCATGATGATCGGAACTGCCTATGGAATGAACCTCGGATACCCAATCAACCCAGCTCGTGATCTCGGACCAAGACTTTTCAGTTTCTTCATCTACGGATCTGGAGTCTTCAGCTACCACTCGTACTACTTCTGGATCCCAGTCATTGCTCCACTTTTCGGTGCTATCTTCGGAGCCTGGTCCTACACATTCTTCGTTGGAGCTCACATTCCAGATCAACGCGAAACCACCTATGTCCTTGTTGATGAAGCCAACCAGCCACTGAAACTTGC CACCGACGCTTAA
- the aqp-7 gene encoding Aquaporin-9 (Confirmed by transcript evidence), protein MAAELERTEQVRAKIQIKNPLLRNALSEFFGTFLLLFIGIGIVMQFILSNEKLNTWININLGWGLAIAFTVYTCSKTSGGHFNPAVSIAFLTLGKLPFKDFLVYCVVQTIGAALGSAAAFGLYYDQFVKFAGAYRTILGPKATAGCFCSYPALHVSNTTAFFDQFAGTALLVLFVCVVIDKRNGIPGAAHPLLFGLVVMMIGTAYGMNLGYPINPARDLGPRLFSFFIYGSGVFSYHSYYFWIPVIAPLFGAIFGAWSYTFFVGAHIPDQRETTYVLVDEANQPLKLATDA, encoded by the exons ATGGCAGCCGAACTTGAAAGGACCGAGCAAGTTCGCGCGAAGATTCAAATCAAGAATCCACTATTGCGAAATGCGCTCTCCGAGTTCTTTGGAACTTTCCTCCTCCTTTTCATTGGAATTGGAATTGTAATGCAGTTCATTCTTTCCAACGAGAAGCTGAACACTTGGATCAAC ATCAATTTGGGATGGGGATTGGCTATTGCGTTCACCGTCTATACCTGCTCTAAGACCTCTGGAGGACACTTCAACCCAGCTGTCTCAATTGCTTTCTTGACTCTTGGAAAACTTCCATTCAAAGATTTCCTCGTCTACTGTGTCGTCCAAACCATAGGTGCCGCTCTTGGATCTGCTGCCGCTTTTGGACTTTACTATG ATCAATTTGTCAAGTTTGCCGGAGCTTACCGCACCATCCTCGGGCCAAAGGCTACAGCCGGATGCTTCTGCTCTTATCCAGCTCTTCATGTTTCCAACACCACCGCCTTCTTCGATCAA tttgctGGAACTGCTCTTCTTGTGCTCTTCGTTTGCGTCGTCATTGATAAGAGAAACGGAATCCCAGGAGCCGCTCACCCACTTCTCTTTGGACTTGTCGTCATGATGATCGGAACTGCCTATGGAATGAACCTCGGATACCCAATCAACCCAGCTCGTGATCTCGGACCAAGACTTTTCAGTTTCTTCATCTACGGATCTGGAGTCTTCAGCTACCACTCGTACTACTTCTGGATCCCAGTCATTGCTCCACTTTTCGGTGCTATCTTCGGAGCCTGGTCCTACACATTCTTCGTTGGAGCTCACATTCCAGATCAACGCGAAACCACCTATGTCCTTGTTGATGAAGCCAACCAGCCACTGAAACTTGC CACCGACGCTTAA
- the M02F4.1 gene encoding uncharacterized protein (Confirmed by transcript evidence), producing the protein MEEVLTSDEKDLLSKAINNLPKSPKSKSDRDLERSAESGSKTRDSRLRRRHEVEDDDVVEEKKSHRRGTSKCRSQDLEYDYEDEDREEMKSRPTRRHNNNARGRSSLNHRDEDESDYENEDYEEEENKSRKANRRSRTDDDDNLDDGDNFKPRRKPLQDTQEEDNRPKREVLDLPPLTCPDCPDGIETLGSDLDFAFSTIYSWTRRACSQNEATKQTCFAFLKLLKQVGDIIIEGFFEIRNWQKLACSHVFNICNDETTNGRRLPTSVWSCSSCSRVFELSEKELSKFIQEFNKVLPMSFAPRMTITASKKFKIRS; encoded by the exons ATGGAAGAAGTACTGACTTCAGATGAGAAGGACTTACTTTCAAAGGCAATCAACAATTTGCCCAAGAGCCCGAAGAGCAAGTCAGACAGGGATCTAGAGAGATCGGCTGAATCTGGATCGAAAACTCGCGATTCACGTTTGCGCCGTCGTCATGAGGTAGAAGACGACGATGTCGTTGAAGAGAAGAAGTCTCACCGCCGTGGAACGTCGAAGTGTCGCAGTCAAGACCTGGAATACGACTACGAGGACGAGGATCGTGAGGAGATGAAGTCCCGGCCAACACGTCGTCACAACAACAACGCTAGAGGTCGCTCATCCCTAAATCACCGTGACGAAGATGAATCGGACTATGAGAATGAGGATTATGAAGAGGAGGAAAAT aagtctCGTAAAGCCAACCGTCGCAGTCGCACCGATGATGATGACAATCTCGATGATGGAGATAACTTCAAACCCCGCAGAAAACCTCTCCAGGATACTCAGGAAGAGGATAACCGGCCAAAACGAGAAGTATTGGATCTGCCCCCACTTACGTGCCCAGACTGTCCTGATGGGATCGAAACACTAGGCTCA GATCTGGACTTTGCTTTTTCGACTATCTACTCATGGACCAGAAGAGCCTGCTCACAAAACGAAGCAACAAAACAGACATGCTTCGCattcttgaaacttttgaaacaagttGGTGACATCATCATTGAaggcttttttgaaatccggAATTGGCAGAAGCTAGCTTGCTCACACGTGTTCAACATTTGCAATGACGA AACTACGAATGGAAGAAGGTTGCCAACCTCAGTCTGGAGCTGTTCCTCGTGTAGTCGCGTGTTCGAATTAAGTGAAAAG GAGTTGTCGAAGTTTATCCAGGAATTCAACAAGGTTCTCCCCATGTCCTTTGCGCCAAGAATGACGATCactgcttcaaaaaaattcaaaatacgaTCCTAG
- the clec-265 gene encoding C-type lectin domain-containing protein (Confirmed by transcript evidence), whose translation MSQNLIFVISLIASVFYCTNALTCPTGTKIYNAKCYAALGMDMTRDNALAYCRKTYGPYARLTTPLTYAENNFVTEQVQLHANWHTWLEYVADGTYIVGDDGKPPIYTNFAVGEPFSVNVGYCITIGMNGYWYAQPCPDSHSVLCEFDLVPPTPKPVLTTTVKPSGFPSCVQKYLNFVPCQSGWEYYPPTCACFKIISNTTYYNAMNTCRSMGGTLASVHNAGEAAFINRLGVQANSYWVSTATARDNIIIGLTYNSDRGYFQWDDSTVFDYAQGFAPAEPADYTSQGQIILNNPMGYATYMRMGNCAYQTCRYAACKRYVY comes from the exons ATGTCgcaaaacttaatttttgtaatttctctTATTGCTTCTGTGTTTTACTGCACAAATGCTTTAACTTGCCCAACTGGAACAAAAATCTATAACGCAAA ATGCTACGCAGCTCTTGGCATGGATATGACTCGGGATAATGCCCTTGCCTACTGCCGGAAGACATACGGACCATATGCCAGACTCACCACACCCCTCACGTATGCTGAGAATAACTTTGTCACTGAACAAGTTCAAT TACATGCTAATTGGCACACTTGGCTCGAATATGTAGCTGATGGAACATATATTGTTGGAGATGACGGAAAACCACCAATCTACACAAACTTTGCAGTTG GAGAACCATTCAGTGTAAACGTTGGTTATTGCATCACAATTGGAATGAACGGATACTGGTATGCTCAGCCATGCCCAGATTCTCACAGTGTACTGTGCGAATTTGACCTTGTGCCACCAACCCCGAAACCAGTGCTCACCACAACTGTAAAACCAAGTGGATTTCCGAGCTGTGTTCAAAAGTATTTGA ACTTTGTTCCATGCCAATCCGGATGGGAGTACTATCCACCAACATGTGCTTGTTTCAAGATTATTTCCAACACTACCTATTATAATGCTATGAACACTTGTAGAAGCATGGGAGGAACACTGGCTTCTGTTCATAATGCAGGAGAAGCTGCTTTCATTAACC gtcTTGGAGTCCAAGCGAATTCATATTGGGTTTCTACCGCGACAGCTAGAGACAACATTATTATTGGGCTAACTTATAACTCGGACCGTGGATACTTCCAATGGGATGACTCTACTGTTTTTGACTATGCTCAGGGATTCGCTCCAGCTGAGCCGGCCGACTATACTAGCCAGGGACAg ATTATCTTGAACAATCCGATGGGGTATGCAACCTACATGAGAATGGGCAACTGTGCCTATCAAACATGTCGATATGCAGCATGTAAACGATATGTCTATTAA
- the M02F4.2 gene encoding Nucleotid_trans domain-containing protein (Confirmed by transcript evidence) yields the protein MVQRGRSTFSMPLQFIAQVHWVRSFTDSTKLTKDSDGTLLHHRFDAKWKRGEEVEKLFTYFPNNTSAHVASMQKTAITIFNGSLPVFSFDFIKGLNNCVRQMETQIICTSTGGMCRDHMDKMTEWIYDKTENVFV from the exons ATGGTACAGCGTGGCCGAAG TACGTTTTCGATGCCTCTGCAATTTATTGCTCAAGTTCATTGGGTTAGAAGTTTCACGGATTCTACAAAACTTACAAAAGAT TCTGATGGTACACTGTTGCATCATCGCTTTGATGCAAAATGGAAAAGAGGAGAGGAAGTGGAGAAGCTGTTCACATATTTCCCAAACAACACCTCAGCGCATGTTGCGAGTATGCAAAAGACT GCTATAACAATATTCAATGGTTCGCTTCCCGTATTCTCATTTGATTTCATTAAAGGATTGAACAATTGCGTTCGGCAAAT ggaaacaCAAATTATTTGTACAAGCACTGGTGGAATGTGTAGAGATCATATGGATAAAATGACCGAATGGATTTATGATAAAACTGAGAACGTTTTTGTATAA
- the cnnm-3 gene encoding Metal transporter cnnm-3 (Confirmed by transcript evidence), with protein sequence MSKTPWALGLLIFLLTFTSPLSSSPVRSTDNSTSSKGLLNVNSSVILEPSILPSSASKPESLHLSKVRVSGLRLEAHASSTENIVLGHNKKHNVVVVPNKNVRVVLFGQNFQDIGALTFTADGSCKDLAHFFEADFSSMTPIRVVVEMSFPKTTESKDSFKLCVSEKFYANPQFVIVEDPFTMVTTEIPPVDEYMPKWLSWICLLILLCFSGLFSGLNLGLMTLSPYELQLYIASGTEQEKRDAGRILPIRKKGNQLLCTLLIGNVVVNVGVSLLMDQLVGSGFAVLVAATSCIVVFGEIIPQALCVKLGLPIGARTIPITQVLLFLMYPLTWPISKVLDIFLKEELTRSLERNKLVEMLKLSEKSIIGGQSDEFKMVLGALELYDKTVAHAMTRYEDIFMLPHTLTLGAGMVTQILDMGYTRIPIYENDRKNIVALLFVKDLALLDPDDNHNVMKIASIYNHEVRRVLVDMPLRNMLEEFKRGEYHMALVERLVEQEDKDPIYELCGLITLEDIIEEIIQCEIIDETDAVCDNVHRKKRQRKRNHDMSQIVNTAHAKCAINIQMLAVTIQVMSTCHKIFSSNYILPTILEKLIRKNCKKVETTQFSCLKEVGVVQPKPAVLFTKGEFSNKFIMILSGRAVVTIGKEEMRLEAGAWHSFGTEVLDAMAEAIERSLNQSTSRSTVSLNTEITNNSIGFIPDFDTVILYECVFCEITAADLLLAYNSSQIMQNNTKMQVVRSNSRISLIEEIPKDAVSTPIRNGSVKLRTVSEGETVHLLPKNMECHFNKQEKYEEEEE encoded by the exons ATGTCAAAGACACCATGGGCTCTCGGCCTCCTGATATTTTTGCTCACTTTCACATCGCCACTGTCTTCTTCTCCG gtccgCTCCACTGACAATTCAACCTCATCAAAAGGATTATTAAATGTCAACTCTTCTGTGATATTGGAACCTTCAATTCTGCCAAGTTCAGCCTCAAAACCGGAATCACTTCATTTATCAAAAGTTCGAGTTTCGGGACTTCGCCTCGAAGCTCACGCCTCTTCTACTGAAAACATTGTTCTCGGACACAATAA AAAACACAATGTCGTCGTTGTCCCAAATAAGAATGTTCGAGTTGTTCTGTTcggccaaaattttcaagacatCGGAGCTCTCACTTTCACAGCAGACGGGTCTTGTAAAGATTTGGCACATTTCTTTGAAGCCGATTTTTCTTCTATGACACCCATTCGTGTCGTTGTTGAGATGAGCTTTCCAAA AACCACTGAATCAAAGGACAGTTTCAAACTCTGCGTGTCAGAAAAGTTTTATGCCAACCCTCAGTTTGTTATAGTAGAAGATCCGTTCACAATGGTCACCACTGAAATTCCGCCCGTTGATGAGTATATGCCAAAATGGCTTTCG TGGATCTGTTTATTAATCCTTCTGTGCTTCTCTGGTTTGTTCTCCGGTCTCAATCTTGGATTGATGACTCTGTCTCCGTATGAGCTTCAGCTTTACATCGCAAGTGGTActgaacaagaaaaaagggACGCTGGAAGAATTCTACCAATTCgcaaaaaaggaaatcaaCTGTTGTGCACATTATTGATTGGTAACGTAGTTGTAAACGTCGGCGTTTCGCTTTTGATGGACCAATTAGTGGGCAGCGGGTTTGCTGTACTTGTTGCGGCGACATCTTGTATTGTCGTGTTTGGAGAAATCATTCCACAAGCATTATGTGTGAA GCTAGGACTCCCGATTGGTGCAAGAACAATTCCAATCACACAAGTTCTCCTTTTCCTGATGTATCCTCTGACGTGGCCAATATCTAag GTCCTCGATATCTTCTTGAAAGAAGAGCTAACACGCTCGTTGGAGCGGAACAAGCTTGTCGAAATGCTCAAGTTATCCGAGAAGAGCATCATTGGAGGGCAATCTGACGAATTTAAAATGGTATTGGGTGCACTCGAGCTTTACGACAAAACCGTCGCCCACGCGATGACCCGTTACGAGGACATTTTTATGTTGCCCCATACGTTGACACTTGGCGCTGGAATGGTGACACAGATTTTAGATATGGGTTATACGCGTATTCCGATTTACGAAA atGACCGTAAGAACATTGTCGCACTTCTGTTTGTAAAAGATCTCGCATTGCTCGATCCTGACGATAATCACAATGTCATGAAAATCGCCTCAATTTACAACCATGAAGTTCGTCGTGTGTTGGTAGACATGCCACTCCGAAATATGTTGGAAGAATTTAAACGG GGCGAATATCACATGGCGCTGGTCGAGCGACTCGTCGAGCAAGAAGATAAAGACCCGATTTACGAGCTCTGTGGACTGATTACCCTCGAGGACATCATTGAGGAAATCATTCAGTGCGAAATCATTGATGAAACTGATGCAGTGTGCGATAATGTGCACAGGAAAAAACGGCAGAGGAAGAGG aatcatgACATGAGTCAAATAGTGAACACTGCTCATGCAAAATGTGCAATTAACATTCAAATGCTCGCTGTGACAATTCAAGTGATGAGCACATgccacaaaattttcagttcaaactACATTTTGCCAACGATTCTCGAGAAATTAATCCGGAAAAACTGCAAGAAG gTCGAGACCACTCAGTTCTCATGTCTGAAAGAAGTCGGCGTCGTTCAGCCTAAGCCGGCCGTGCTCTTCACAAAAGGAGAGTTCAGCAACAAGTTCATCATGATTTTGAGTGGGCGCGCTGTTGTGACAATTGGAAAAGAGGAAATGAGGCTCGAGGCGGGCGCGTGGCATAGTTTTGGAACGGAGGTCCTCGATGCAATGGCTGAAGCAATCGAGAGATCTCTGAATCAGTCAACAAGTCGTTCGACTGTTTCTCTTAATACTGAAATTACGAACAAT TCAATCGGTTTCATTCCGGACTTCGATACCGTCATCCTTTACGAATGTGTTTTCTGTGAAATCACTGCTGCAGATCTCCTCCTCGCCTACAATTCTTCTCAGATAATGCAAAA taaCACAAAGATGCAAGTTGTCCGCTCCAACTCTAGAATTAGCTTGATCGAAGAAATTCCAAAG GATGCTGTATCCACTCCAATCCGCAACGGAAGTGTCAAGCTTAGAACTGTAAGTGAAGGCGAGACGGTCCACTTGCTGCCAAAAAATATGGAGTGTCATTTCAACAAACAAGAAAAgtacgaagaagaagaagaataa
- the cnnm-3 gene encoding Metal transporter cnnm-3 (Confirmed by transcript evidence): MSQIVNTAHAKCAINIQMLAVTIQVMSTCHKIFSSNYILPTILEKLIRKNCKKVETTQFSCLKEVGVVQPKPAVLFTKGEFSNKFIMILSGRAVVTIGKEEMRLEAGAWHSFGTEVLDAMAEAIERSLNQSTSRSTVSLNTEITNNSIGFIPDFDTVILYECVFCEITAADLLLAYNSSQIMQNNTKMQVVRSNSRISLIEEIPKDAVSTPIRNGSVKLRTVSEGETVHLLPKNMECHFNKQEKYEEEEE; the protein is encoded by the exons ATGAGTCAAATAGTGAACACTGCTCATGCAAAATGTGCAATTAACATTCAAATGCTCGCTGTGACAATTCAAGTGATGAGCACATgccacaaaattttcagttcaaactACATTTTGCCAACGATTCTCGAGAAATTAATCCGGAAAAACTGCAAGAAG gTCGAGACCACTCAGTTCTCATGTCTGAAAGAAGTCGGCGTCGTTCAGCCTAAGCCGGCCGTGCTCTTCACAAAAGGAGAGTTCAGCAACAAGTTCATCATGATTTTGAGTGGGCGCGCTGTTGTGACAATTGGAAAAGAGGAAATGAGGCTCGAGGCGGGCGCGTGGCATAGTTTTGGAACGGAGGTCCTCGATGCAATGGCTGAAGCAATCGAGAGATCTCTGAATCAGTCAACAAGTCGTTCGACTGTTTCTCTTAATACTGAAATTACGAACAAT TCAATCGGTTTCATTCCGGACTTCGATACCGTCATCCTTTACGAATGTGTTTTCTGTGAAATCACTGCTGCAGATCTCCTCCTCGCCTACAATTCTTCTCAGATAATGCAAAA taaCACAAAGATGCAAGTTGTCCGCTCCAACTCTAGAATTAGCTTGATCGAAGAAATTCCAAAG GATGCTGTATCCACTCCAATCCGCAACGGAAGTGTCAAGCTTAGAACTGTAAGTGAAGGCGAGACGGTCCACTTGCTGCCAAAAAATATGGAGTGTCATTTCAACAAACAAGAAAAgtacgaagaagaagaagaataa
- the cnnm-3 gene encoding Metal transporter cnnm-3 (Partially confirmed by transcript evidence), producing MSKTPWALGLLIFLLTFTSPLSSSPVRSTDNSTSSKGLLNVNSSVILEPSILPSSASKPESLHLSKVRVSGLRLEAHASSTENIVLGHNKKHNVVVVPNKNVRVVLFGQNFQDIGALTFTADGSCKDLAHFFEADFSSMTPIRVVVEMSFPKTTESKDSFKLCVSEKFYANPQFVIVEDPFTMVTTEIPPVDEYMPKWLSWICLLILLCFSGLFSGLNLGLMTLSPYELQLYIASGTEQEKRDAGRILPIRKKGNQLLCTLLIGNVVVNVGVSLLMDQLVGSGFAVLVAATSCIVVFGEIIPQALCVKLGLPIGARTIPITQVLLFLMYPLTWPISKVLDIFLKEELTRSLERNKLVEMLKLSEKSIIGGQSDEFKMVLGALELYDKTVAHAMTRYEDIFMLPHTLTLGAGMVTQILDMGYTRIPIYENDRKNIVALLFVKDLALLDPDDNHNVMKIASIYNHEVRRVLVDMPLRNMLEEFKRGEYHMALVERLVEQEDKDPIYELCGLITLEDIIEEIIQCEIIDETDAVCDNVHRKKRQRKRNHDMSQIVNTAHAKCAINIQMLAVTIQVMSTCHKIFSSNYILPTILEKLIRKNCKKVETTQFSCLKEVGVVQPKPAVLFTKGEFSNKFIMILSGRAVVTIGKEEMRLEAGAWHSFGTEVLDAMAEAIERSLNQSTSRSTVSLNTEITNNSIGFIPDFDTVILYECVFCEITAADLLLAYNSSQIMQNNTKMQVVRSNSRISLIEEIPKKYLIGRWKRRGTYV from the exons ATGTCAAAGACACCATGGGCTCTCGGCCTCCTGATATTTTTGCTCACTTTCACATCGCCACTGTCTTCTTCTCCG gtccgCTCCACTGACAATTCAACCTCATCAAAAGGATTATTAAATGTCAACTCTTCTGTGATATTGGAACCTTCAATTCTGCCAAGTTCAGCCTCAAAACCGGAATCACTTCATTTATCAAAAGTTCGAGTTTCGGGACTTCGCCTCGAAGCTCACGCCTCTTCTACTGAAAACATTGTTCTCGGACACAATAA AAAACACAATGTCGTCGTTGTCCCAAATAAGAATGTTCGAGTTGTTCTGTTcggccaaaattttcaagacatCGGAGCTCTCACTTTCACAGCAGACGGGTCTTGTAAAGATTTGGCACATTTCTTTGAAGCCGATTTTTCTTCTATGACACCCATTCGTGTCGTTGTTGAGATGAGCTTTCCAAA AACCACTGAATCAAAGGACAGTTTCAAACTCTGCGTGTCAGAAAAGTTTTATGCCAACCCTCAGTTTGTTATAGTAGAAGATCCGTTCACAATGGTCACCACTGAAATTCCGCCCGTTGATGAGTATATGCCAAAATGGCTTTCG TGGATCTGTTTATTAATCCTTCTGTGCTTCTCTGGTTTGTTCTCCGGTCTCAATCTTGGATTGATGACTCTGTCTCCGTATGAGCTTCAGCTTTACATCGCAAGTGGTActgaacaagaaaaaagggACGCTGGAAGAATTCTACCAATTCgcaaaaaaggaaatcaaCTGTTGTGCACATTATTGATTGGTAACGTAGTTGTAAACGTCGGCGTTTCGCTTTTGATGGACCAATTAGTGGGCAGCGGGTTTGCTGTACTTGTTGCGGCGACATCTTGTATTGTCGTGTTTGGAGAAATCATTCCACAAGCATTATGTGTGAA GCTAGGACTCCCGATTGGTGCAAGAACAATTCCAATCACACAAGTTCTCCTTTTCCTGATGTATCCTCTGACGTGGCCAATATCTAag GTCCTCGATATCTTCTTGAAAGAAGAGCTAACACGCTCGTTGGAGCGGAACAAGCTTGTCGAAATGCTCAAGTTATCCGAGAAGAGCATCATTGGAGGGCAATCTGACGAATTTAAAATGGTATTGGGTGCACTCGAGCTTTACGACAAAACCGTCGCCCACGCGATGACCCGTTACGAGGACATTTTTATGTTGCCCCATACGTTGACACTTGGCGCTGGAATGGTGACACAGATTTTAGATATGGGTTATACGCGTATTCCGATTTACGAAA atGACCGTAAGAACATTGTCGCACTTCTGTTTGTAAAAGATCTCGCATTGCTCGATCCTGACGATAATCACAATGTCATGAAAATCGCCTCAATTTACAACCATGAAGTTCGTCGTGTGTTGGTAGACATGCCACTCCGAAATATGTTGGAAGAATTTAAACGG GGCGAATATCACATGGCGCTGGTCGAGCGACTCGTCGAGCAAGAAGATAAAGACCCGATTTACGAGCTCTGTGGACTGATTACCCTCGAGGACATCATTGAGGAAATCATTCAGTGCGAAATCATTGATGAAACTGATGCAGTGTGCGATAATGTGCACAGGAAAAAACGGCAGAGGAAGAGG aatcatgACATGAGTCAAATAGTGAACACTGCTCATGCAAAATGTGCAATTAACATTCAAATGCTCGCTGTGACAATTCAAGTGATGAGCACATgccacaaaattttcagttcaaactACATTTTGCCAACGATTCTCGAGAAATTAATCCGGAAAAACTGCAAGAAG gTCGAGACCACTCAGTTCTCATGTCTGAAAGAAGTCGGCGTCGTTCAGCCTAAGCCGGCCGTGCTCTTCACAAAAGGAGAGTTCAGCAACAAGTTCATCATGATTTTGAGTGGGCGCGCTGTTGTGACAATTGGAAAAGAGGAAATGAGGCTCGAGGCGGGCGCGTGGCATAGTTTTGGAACGGAGGTCCTCGATGCAATGGCTGAAGCAATCGAGAGATCTCTGAATCAGTCAACAAGTCGTTCGACTGTTTCTCTTAATACTGAAATTACGAACAAT TCAATCGGTTTCATTCCGGACTTCGATACCGTCATCCTTTACGAATGTGTTTTCTGTGAAATCACTGCTGCAGATCTCCTCCTCGCCTACAATTCTTCTCAGATAATGCAAAA taaCACAAAGATGCAAGTTGTCCGCTCCAACTCTAGAATTAGCTTGATCGAAGAAATTCCAAAG aaatatttaattggCCGTTGGAAACGTAGAGGCACATACGTGTAG
- the cnnm-3 gene encoding Metal transporter cnnm-3 (Partially confirmed by transcript evidence): MSQIVNTAHAKCAINIQMLAVTIQVMSTCHKIFSSNYILPTILEKLIRKNCKKVETTQFSCLKEVGVVQPKPAVLFTKGEFSNKFIMILSGRAVVTIGKEEMRLEAGAWHSFGTEVLDAMAEAIERSLNQSTSRSTVSLNTEITNNSIGFIPDFDTVILYECVFCEITAADLLLAYNSSQIMQNNTKMQVVRSNSRISLIEEIPKKYLIGRWKRRGTYV; the protein is encoded by the exons ATGAGTCAAATAGTGAACACTGCTCATGCAAAATGTGCAATTAACATTCAAATGCTCGCTGTGACAATTCAAGTGATGAGCACATgccacaaaattttcagttcaaactACATTTTGCCAACGATTCTCGAGAAATTAATCCGGAAAAACTGCAAGAAG gTCGAGACCACTCAGTTCTCATGTCTGAAAGAAGTCGGCGTCGTTCAGCCTAAGCCGGCCGTGCTCTTCACAAAAGGAGAGTTCAGCAACAAGTTCATCATGATTTTGAGTGGGCGCGCTGTTGTGACAATTGGAAAAGAGGAAATGAGGCTCGAGGCGGGCGCGTGGCATAGTTTTGGAACGGAGGTCCTCGATGCAATGGCTGAAGCAATCGAGAGATCTCTGAATCAGTCAACAAGTCGTTCGACTGTTTCTCTTAATACTGAAATTACGAACAAT TCAATCGGTTTCATTCCGGACTTCGATACCGTCATCCTTTACGAATGTGTTTTCTGTGAAATCACTGCTGCAGATCTCCTCCTCGCCTACAATTCTTCTCAGATAATGCAAAA taaCACAAAGATGCAAGTTGTCCGCTCCAACTCTAGAATTAGCTTGATCGAAGAAATTCCAAAG aaatatttaattggCCGTTGGAAACGTAGAGGCACATACGTGTAG